A genomic window from Cotesia glomerata isolate CgM1 linkage group LG7, MPM_Cglom_v2.3, whole genome shotgun sequence includes:
- the LOC123268641 gene encoding uncharacterized protein LOC123268641, giving the protein MEMLFKNFFIVLIIINIHLTYGRATEASTNASTFGSTTPSVVTLVTEGPEFSPESQFDGNNYEDNNSASSVVFVDVPQHTETTLGTSVLLACRTAHPVVDCQWSWQPLPPVNLPLPDINPSNSNETTREILQVSTEAVFSPPTTANTQSLPVRQFPAFGNNSNDCSVRFTNYKYEQVGYWTCAARTTVNTSFVSTLPAKLSIAAHTPVTEEPIKFLEPDDAIEAAPSSQFEIPCRTLSPVSECQWSWRLANQTELWNIEMNKFPSFGENNTDCTIKIPSALPELEGLWTCGVLSDSAQNSSGFVVNRPIKLLLSEVEFIQLSRGIQTALGESALLRCQVNKPVVQCEWSWKPLNSSKEPMVIKNFVPNDDNKHDCSVRFKNVLEEEEGLWTCAVRLTSHGRLHEAAPAKLTLLPSAKINFTEAPENMSVTVSSHQLLKCVANTRVEKCTWLWKSLNDDGEVVAKDSFPSYGSLGINCSLNLKAIRMEDQGYWACQAIAPNNVILSSPYAEIIVYKQEKVEFSELLQDIQISSGSSVYLRCVTSSQVEQCRWSLTPVNSNTTVVVKQFKPVVPAGRDCSVRLSHALAEQEGLWTCGVKVHGTETYMNAPPAKLSLLEPEPVRVAITTNTHEIVTLGCKLYPLPSDTTCQWAHDLKDKKRTNATHKLRQGVLMNHTSGICTIQFKPDVNDLGLWTCKFIIKTDKGNFVLGNSSLTLVIKYTEDQRLGWIVGAATTFVLFLMILAVVLIVWRARLFTMESTRIFETAPLREKNQEDRKDSVDLELADTRLSVHSSSNSVLSRNSTFLGNADKYQHPR; this is encoded by the exons GAAGAGCGACCGAAGCCTCGACAAATGCATCGACATTCGGCAGCACGACACCGTCGGTTGTCACCTTAGTCACGGAGGGGCCCGAATTTTCTCCAGAGTCTCAATTTGATGGCAATAATTACGAGGATAATAACAGCGCGAGTTCGGTGGTTTTTGTGGACGTTCCTCAGCACACGGAGACCACACTGGGAACGTCTGTGTTATTAGCATGTCGAACGGCCCATCCAGTTGTTGATTGCCAGTGGTCTTGGCAGCCTCTGCCACCGGTAAATTTACCTCTTCCGGACATCAACCCTTCGAATTCCAACGAGACCACTCGTGAAATTCTACAGGTTTCGACAGAAGCTGTTTTTTCCCCGCCGACAACGGCCAACACTCAGTCGTTGCCTGTTAGACAATTTCCGGCTTTCggtaataatagtaatgacTGTTCGGTCAGATTTACAAATTACAAATATGAACAGGTTGGATATTGGACCTGCGCTGCACGCACTACCGTTAATACCTCTTTTGTCAGTACTTTGCCCGCTAAATTGAGCATTGCCGCTCATACACCTG ttacaGAAGAgccgataaaatttttggagccGGATGACGCAATAGAAGCAGCGCCTTCGTCGCAGTTCGAAATCCCCTGCCGAACCTTGAGCCCGGTTTCAGAATGTCAATGGTCCTGGCGGCTGGCGAACCAGACCGAACTTTGGAACATTGAAATGAACAAGTTCCCGTCTTTCGGGGAAAACAATACCGACTGCACTATAAAGATCCCTTCGGCGCTCCCGGAGCTCGAGGGACTGTGGACCTGCGGGGTTCTGAGTGACAGCGCTCAGAACTCCAGCGGCTTCGTGGTGAACAGACCAATAAAGCTTTTGCTGTCGGAGG TGGAATTCATACAGCTTTCGCGAGGTATTCAGACAGCCTTAGGGGAATCTGCCCTGCTCAGATGCCAGGTGAACAAACCGGTCGTACAATGCGAGTGGTCTTGGAAACCCCTCAATTCCAGTAAAGAGCCCAtggtcataaaaaattttgtgccAAATGACGATAACAAGCATGACTGTTcagtaagatttaaaaatgtacTCGAAGAGGAGGAGGGCCTTTGGACTTGTGCCGTACGATTAACATCCCACGGGCGGCTTCACGAGGCTGCTCCTGCTAAACTCACACTTTTGCCTTCTg CAAAGATAAATTTCACTGAAGCGCCGGAAAATATGTCGGTTACGGTCTCGAGCCATCAGCTGCTCAAGTGCGTCGCGAATACCCGCGTCGAAAAATGCACTTGGTTGTGGAAGTCACTGAATGATGACGGCGAAGTCGTTGCTAAGGATTCTTTCCCCAGTTATGGGAGCCTGGGAATTAATTGCAGTCTTAATCTCAAAGCTATTCGAATGGAAGATCAAGGGTACTGGGCTTGCCAGGCCATCGCTCCTAATAATGTCATTCTTTCTTCACCCTATGCTGAAATTATTGTTTACAAacaag aaaAAGTAGAATTTTCTGAGCTATTGCAAGACATCCAAATTTCATCTGGCAGCAGCGTTTACTTGCGATGTGTAACTTCATCCCAGGTGGAACAGTGCAGATGGTCATTAACGCCGGTGAATTCAAACACGACGGTGGTAGTAAAACAATTCAAGCCAGTAGTCCCCGCGGGTCGCGACTGCAGCGTAAGATTGAGCCACGCGTTGGCCGAGCAAGAGGGCCTGTGGACCTGCGGTGTAAAAGTTCACGGGACCGAGACTTACATGAACGCTCCGCCGGCGAAGCTGAGCCTCCTCGAACCAG aaccAGTAAGAGTTGCAATTACAACAAACACCCATGAAATTGTTACTCTGGGTTGCAAACTTTACCCTCTGCCTTCAGACACCACGTGTCAGTGGGCTCACgatttaaaagataaaaagcGGACAAATGCAACCCATAAATTAAG GCAAGGCGTACTAATGAATCATACTTCAGGAATTTGTACGATACAGTTTAAGCCGGATGTCAATGATCTGGGACTGTGGacttgtaaatttattattaagacaGATAAAGGCAACTTTGTGTTGGGAAATTCTTCGCTGACACTGGTCATTAAGTACACAg AGGACCAACGACTGGGATGGATAGTCGGCGCAGCGACCACTTTTGTTCTCTTTCTCATGATTCTGGCTGTGGTATTAATTGTTTGGAGAGCGAGGCTGTTTACAATGGAGTCAACGAGGATTTTTGAAACTGCGCCGCTTAGAGAGAAAAATCAAGAGGACAGAAAGGACTCAGTGGATTTAGAATTGGCGGATACTAGATTGTCTGTTCATTCTTCGAGTAATTCAGTTTTGTCAAGGAACTCGACTTTTTTGGGAAATGCTGATAAATATCAACACCCGAGATAA
- the LOC123268642 gene encoding COMM domain-containing protein 10-like: MWITLTPRLKKGLEIVEQLESTKFRQLASHICQGLHSGSDKIFSEDEEEKLTLSLNLKKENLSLLLDTITFVYTQAGFSMVESAEMESFMKSCFGISDDKISIFVNTWTTYSQQIIQVLRRKSVFPNQVHDINWSFNIQASSPAHAADNKPVLLLQLNTTGESKPLTVEMDKSSLSDLYENLEKIQRQLDALN, from the exons ATGTGGATTACACTAACTCCAAg gctAAAAAAAGGCTTAGAAATAGTAGAACAGTTGGAAAGTACAAAATTCCGTCAGCTGGCAAGCCATATCTGTCAAGGACTCCACTCAGGAAGTGACAAAATTTTCAGCGAAGATGAAGAGGAAAAACTTACGCTGTCTCtcaacttaaaaaaagaaaatctgAGTTTATTGCTTGacacaataacttttgtttaCACTCAAGCCGGGTTCAGCATGGTCGAGTCAGCTGAGATGGAAAGTTTTATGAAATCATGTTTTGGAATTTCCGACGACAAAATCTCGATATTTGTCAACACTTGGACAACTTATTCCCAGCAAATAATTCAAGTGTTGCGTCGTAAATCTGTATTTCctaatcaa gtcCACGATATCAATTGGAGTTTCAATATCCAAGCATCTTCTCCAGCCCACGCTGCTGATAATAAACCAGTCCTATTATTGCAATTAAACACCACCGGAGAATCAAAACCTCTTACAGTAGAAATGGACAAGTCAAGCTTATCAGACTTGTacgaaaatttagaaaaaattcaacGCCAGCTCGACGCTCTCAATTAA